GCACGGTCCGGAGGAAGACCTTCAGCGTGATGCCGTCCGTGAAGAACTGGCGGTAGTTGTCCAGGGTCCAGTCGAGCGTCGTGACCCCCCGGCGGTACGTCGCGAGGCTGGACACGAAGAGAACGACGAAGGGGATGAAGACCTCGGGATTCGAGACGACGACGCGCTCTCCGACCTCCTTCGACAAGACGTTCTTGTTACGGCGAGCCCTGCGAGGCCTTGTCCGCGAGAGCCTTCTGGCGGGCCTCGTTGCACAGGAAGTTGATGTATTGCTTGGCCAGCTCGGGGTTCCGCGCCCCTCGCGGAATGGTGTACGGGTTGTACCGCACGAACAACCCTTCCCTCGGGATCACGAAGTCGACCGGCGCCCCCTGGTCTCTCACGGCAAACGTCCGGCTGTTCCAGATGGGCGAGATCCAGGCCTCGCCGGTCCGCATCAGCTGCTCGGCCTGAGCCCCGGTCGCCCACAGGCTCACCAGGCTCGGGCGGAGGGCCGTCAAATGGGCAAACGTCTCGTCCGTCACCGGGAGCAGCTTGCCGGTATACGCGAGATTGACCATCTGGAGGGTCTGCTCGAAGAGCGCCTCGTTGAGGGCGACCTTGCCCTTGAAGGTCGGATTCCACAGGTCGCGCCAGCTCGTCGGCCGCTCTTTGATGAGCTTCGTGTTGTAGCCGATGCCGTAACACCACAGCGTCAGCCCGGGCCCATGATCGGTGATGAACTGCGGATAGAGATTGGCGTATTCGGGAATCTCGTCCCGACCGATCTTCATGACCAGGTTGTTGCGGACGGCGAACACGTAGTCGGTGAGCTGGAGCGGCATCACGTCCGCCTCCGGCTTGCCGGCGTCGATCAGCGCCTTGACTTTGGCCATCGGCGGCGAGCTACCCTGCATGGTGATCGTGTCGACCTTGACCCCGAACTGCTGCGCGAACGGATCGATCACCTGCTCCTTGAACACCCGGCCCAGGAATCCGTCGAAGTTGTAGATCACGAGCGACTTGCTTTCGGCCGCGCTCACTCGGCGTGAGAAGAAGTCGGGGAACGCGGTGATGGCCGCCGCTCCAGCGGCGGCGGTGAGGAACTTCCGACGCCCGATCCTCGCGCTCGAAGCGGCGTGCGCGCCCATGGTGTCCTCCTTCGTTCGCGGCCCCGCCCCGGAAAAACCCGCGTTGGATGCCCTGGTGTCCGGGACTGGGACAATCACGGGCGGTTCGGGAACCCGGGCGATCGGGGGAAAGGTGCCGGCCACGAATCTCGCACTCCCGAGGGCTTGGGCTCGAGGAATCAAGGCTGCCCAGAGTCTACGAGGGGGCGTGAAATCCTGTCAAGGATGAAGTCGCCGCGCTCGCCGTGCCGCGGCCGGGAAGGAACCGAGCATCTTCGCCGAGATGGGCCGCGGCTTCGGAGCCGCGAAGTGATGGAAGCCTCGCTCGAAGAGCTGAATCGCAGGGTCCGGAAAGTGCTCGTCGCGACTCACCCGCCGTTCGTGGCAGGAACCAGGGATCGCAAGTCGAGCCGGAGCTCCGGAGACTCTTCCAGGCCAAACAAATGGATCTGCGTCGCTGAGCTGGGCTACGGGGGACCGGGGCGGTCGAGGGGCGGGCCGCCTCCGACACGGCGTAACCCCTCGTCACCTAGGCGGTCTCGGGCCGCCGCCCGCGTGCTATCCTGGGCCTCGTGACGGCACCGGAGAGGGCGCGGACGCGGGCCGAGGAGCTGCGCCGCCTGATCGGGCACCACGATTTTCTCTACTACGTCGAGAACCGCCCCCAGGTCTCGGATGCCGAGTACGACGCGCTCGTCCGGGAGCTCCGCGACCTCGAGGCGCGATACCCCGAGCTGATCACACCCGATTCCCCCACCCAGCGGGTGTCCGGGCAGGTCGCCGACCTCTTCGCCCCCGTCGAGCACATGGTCGCCATGCTGAGCCTCGATAACGCCACCAGCCCCGAAGATCTCCGGGAGTTCGAAGCCCGGATCCGCCGGGCCCTGCCCGGGGCCGAGTTCACCTACGTCTGCGAGCCGAAGGTGGACGGTCTCGGGGTGGCGCTCCTCTACGAGGCCGGCCGGCTCGCTCGCGGGGCCACCCGGGGGGACGGCCGCGTGGGCGAAGACGTGACGGCCAATCTCCGGACCATCCGGTCGATTCCGTTGGCCCTCCGCGGGCCGCTCGCGGCCTGCCGGACCCTCGAGGTGCGCGGCGAGGTCTTCATGAGCCGGGCGGCCTTCGAGCGGCTCAACCGCGGGCTGGAGACGACGGGCGAGCCGGGGTTCGCCAATCCCCGCAACGCCGCCGCGGGCTCCGTCCGACAGAAGGACCCGTCGATCACGGCTCGCCGGCCCCTCGACATCTACGTCTACCAGGTGAGCCACGCGGAGCCATTCCCGTTCTCGATCCACTCCGACGTCCTGGCGGCCCTCCGCGAGGCCGGGTTCAAGACCAATCCGAAGAGCCGCCGCTGCCCGAGCATCGACGCGGCGATCGCGACGTGCCTGGAGCTCGAGGCCGAGCGCGACCGGCTCCCCTACGAGGCGGACGGCGTCGTGGTCAAGGTGGACAGCCTCGACGCTCAGCGGCGGCTGGGGGCCACCGCCCACCACCCGCGCTGGGCGATCGCGTACAAGTTCGCGGCCCAGCAAGCGGTCAGCGTCGTGCGGCGGATCGCCGTCAACGTCGGCCGCACGGGCGCCCTGACGCCGTCGGCCGAGCTCGACCCGGTCCGGATCGCCGGGGCCACCATCAGCCGCGCCACCCTCCACAACGTCGACGAGATCGAGCGCCTCGACGTGCGGGTGGGCGATACGGTCCTGGTCGAGCGGGCGGGCGACGTGATCCCTCACATCGTGCGGGTCATCAGCGAGAAGCGGCCGCCCGAGACCCAGAAGTTCGTCTTCCCCGACCGCTGCCCCGTGTGCGGCTCGGTGGCCTCCCGGCCGGCCGGCGAGGTCGTCGTGCGGTGTACCAACGCCGCCTGTCCCGCCCGGCTCAAGGAGGCGCTCTTTCACTACGGCTCGCGGGGAGCGATGGACATCGAGCACCTGGGAGAGGCGGTCATCGAGCAGCTCGTCGACCGCGACATGGTGCGGGACTTCGCGGATCTCTACGCGCTGACAGTTCCCCAGCTGGTCGGCCTCGAGCGCCTCGCCGAGAAGTCGGCGACGAACCTGGCCAACGCGATCCGTGGCTCGAAGACGCGGGGGCTGGGCCGCGTCCTCTACGCCCTCGGGATTCGATACGTCGGCGAGCGGGCCTCCCGGGTGCTGGCCGCGCACTTCGGCACGATGGACCGGCTGCGAGCAGCCAGCCAGGCCGAGATCGGAGAGATTTACGGCATCGGGCCTCGCATCGCCGAGTCGGTGCGACTCTTCCTCGACCAGCCTGCCAATCAGCGCATCGTCGACCGTCTGGCGGAAGTGGGCGTGGTGATGGAGGAGGCCGGGGCCGCCACCCCGGGTCCCAAGCCCCTCCAGGGCAAGACCTTCGTCTTGACCGGAGGGTTCGACCGCCTGAGCCGGGACGACGCCAAGACGCTGATCGTGCGCCTCGGGGGCCGGGTCACCTCGTCCGTCTCGCGCAAGACCGACTACGTCGTGGTCGGCAAGGATCCGGGATCGAAGGCCGAGGATGCTCGGCGCCTCGGGGTGGCGACGCTCGACGAGAGGGAGTTGTTGCGTCTCACCGGCGCGGAGCCCTAGAGCGTGTCGATGACATGAGCCGGGAGCGGGCCCTCGGTATCGCAGGCGGCGGACTCGTCGTCCTGGCCTTGACCCTGGCAGCGGGCCTCTTCTTCAAGGACCTGCTCCCGCTGCCCCAGCCCCGGCGCTACCTCGGCGGCGATTTCGCGATCCTCTTCTACACCGCCTTTCGTTAC
The window above is part of the Candidatus Methylomirabilota bacterium genome. Proteins encoded here:
- a CDS encoding ABC transporter substrate-binding protein, with translation MGAHAASSARIGRRKFLTAAAGAAAITAFPDFFSRRVSAAESKSLVIYNFDGFLGRVFKEQVIDPFAQQFGVKVDTITMQGSSPPMAKVKALIDAGKPEADVMPLQLTDYVFAVRNNLVMKIGRDEIPEYANLYPQFITDHGPGLTLWCYGIGYNTKLIKERPTSWRDLWNPTFKGKVALNEALFEQTLQMVNLAYTGKLLPVTDETFAHLTALRPSLVSLWATGAQAEQLMRTGEAWISPIWNSRTFAVRDQGAPVDFVIPREGLFVRYNPYTIPRGARNPELAKQYINFLCNEARQKALADKASQGSP
- the ligA gene encoding NAD-dependent DNA ligase LigA, yielding MTAPERARTRAEELRRLIGHHDFLYYVENRPQVSDAEYDALVRELRDLEARYPELITPDSPTQRVSGQVADLFAPVEHMVAMLSLDNATSPEDLREFEARIRRALPGAEFTYVCEPKVDGLGVALLYEAGRLARGATRGDGRVGEDVTANLRTIRSIPLALRGPLAACRTLEVRGEVFMSRAAFERLNRGLETTGEPGFANPRNAAAGSVRQKDPSITARRPLDIYVYQVSHAEPFPFSIHSDVLAALREAGFKTNPKSRRCPSIDAAIATCLELEAERDRLPYEADGVVVKVDSLDAQRRLGATAHHPRWAIAYKFAAQQAVSVVRRIAVNVGRTGALTPSAELDPVRIAGATISRATLHNVDEIERLDVRVGDTVLVERAGDVIPHIVRVISEKRPPETQKFVFPDRCPVCGSVASRPAGEVVVRCTNAACPARLKEALFHYGSRGAMDIEHLGEAVIEQLVDRDMVRDFADLYALTVPQLVGLERLAEKSATNLANAIRGSKTRGLGRVLYALGIRYVGERASRVLAAHFGTMDRLRAASQAEIGEIYGIGPRIAESVRLFLDQPANQRIVDRLAEVGVVMEEAGAATPGPKPLQGKTFVLTGGFDRLSRDDAKTLIVRLGGRVTSSVSRKTDYVVVGKDPGSKAEDARRLGVATLDERELLRLTGAEP